In the Wyeomyia smithii strain HCP4-BCI-WySm-NY-G18 chromosome 2, ASM2978416v1, whole genome shotgun sequence genome, one interval contains:
- the LOC129721837 gene encoding alpha-tocopherol transfer protein-like, producing the protein MTLRPISTELAIVAKDELNEEPTQLNSQLEVVKRSFNSQRTLSGQPSDQILLSFLRGCKFSLEKTKEKLLLFYRIRTALPQVVQDRDPLNEHVLKVIRMGVGIPLPETVSQSDPRIFVIRVAKFDLAECNFADVIKVGTMINDIMMRDDDQVVICGMSLIIDLAHVTAGHLFQFDLDFLKQVAVLYQDASPFRMRGIHIFNPPPGMETVVKVFNGLLSSKNQDRRIFVHGSGLDSLHAHFPRHVLPVEYGGTLESIQKYVDFWENKLKKERNYLIELTKLQDNQIGEADSLQANKSCFSVLPKNNECFGIEGSFRKLELD; encoded by the exons ATGACTTTACGACCAATTTCAACTGAATTGGCGATTGTTGCTAAGGATGAACTAAACGAAGAGCCGACACAGCTTAATAGTCAGCTGGAGGTGGTGAAACGAAGCTTTAATAGTCAGCGCACTCTTTCGGGACAGCCGAGTGACCAAATATTATTATCCTTTTTACGTGGATGCAAGTTTAGTTTGGAGAAAACCAAAGAAAAGTTGTTACTGTTCTACCGAATAAGGACAGCACTTCCACAGGTGGTGCAAGATCGGGACCCGTTAAATGAGCATGTTCTAAAAGTGATTCGAATGGG CGTAGGGATTCCTCTACCTGAAACGGTTTCTCAATCAGATCCAAGAATATTTGTTATTCGGGTCGCTAAGTTCGACTTGGCAGAATGCAACTTCGCCGATGTGATCAAGGTCGGAACAATGATCAACGATATTATGATGCGGGATGACGATCAGGTTGTGATCTGTGGGATGTCATTGATCATCGATTTGGCACATGTTACTGCAGGCCACCTTTTTCAATTCGACCTGGACTTTCTAAAGCAGGTTGCAGTACTCTATCAAGACGCGAGTCCATTCCGAATGCGAGGGATTCACATCTTCAATCCTCCGCCCGGCATGGAAACCGTGGTCAAAGTCTTCAACGGACTGCTTTCGAGTAAAAATCAGGATAGAAGA atctTCGTACACGGGTCAGGTTTGGACTCACTGCACGCGCACTTTCCTAGACATGTATTACCAGTGGAATATGGAGGAACTCTAGAATCCATACAAAAATACGTGGATTTTTGGGAGAACAAACTAAAAAAGGAACGTAATTATTTAATCGAGTTGACCAAACTTCAAGATAACCAAATTGGTGAAGCTGACAGTTTACAAGCTAACAAATCATGCTTTTCGGTGCTACCAAAAAACAATGAATGTTTTGGTATTGAAGGGTCCTTCAGGAAACTTGAACTTGattga